The following nucleotide sequence is from Acidimicrobiales bacterium.
GACGGTGACCTCGTCTTCATCGGAGTGGCCGACGAGGAGGCCCTGGGGAGCCACGGCGCCCAGTGGCTCACCGAGCGCGTCCCCGACGACGTGCGAGCCGACTACCTCATCACCGAGGCCGGTGGGTTCCCCATGGCCAGCCCCGACGGCGTCCGCCTCCCGGTCATCACCGGGGAGAAGGGCGCGTTCTGGTGCACCATCACCGTGCGGGGCACCCCCGGGCACGCGTCGCAGCCGCTGCGGACCGACAACGCGCTGGTAAAGGCGGCCGAGGTGGTGCGACGGCTCGCCGCGCACGAGACGCCCGCCGACATCCACGACGCCTGGCGCCGCTTCGTGGAGGGCATCGGCCTCCCCGCCGAATTCTCGGGGCCCCTGCTCGACCCCGACCGGATCGGCGAGTTCTGTGAGACGCTGCCGGCTCTGGGCCTCGCCCGCCAGGCCCACGCCTGCACCCACACCACCATGGCCCCCACGGTCATGCAGGCCGGGACCAAGGTGAACGTCATCCCCGACCGCGTCAGCCTGCAGGTCGACATCCGGACGCTCCCGGGGTGGGGGCAGGAGCGGGTCGAAGCCATGCTCCACGACGCGCTCGGCGACCTCGCCGACGATGTCGAGCTGACCTGGCACGCCATGGACGTCTCCACCACATCGCCCACCGACACCCCGCTGTGGGACGCCCTCGAACGCGTGGCGCGCCAGTCGTACCCCGATGCGCGCTGCGTGCCGTTCCTCACCGTGGGCGCCACCGACGCCCGCTTCTTCCGGCGGATGGGCACGGTTGCCTACGGGTTCGGCCTGTTCAGCGAGCACCTCTCCTTCGAGCAGTACGCGGCGATGTTCCACGGCGTCGACGAGCGGGTCGACGTGGCCTCGCTGGGCCTGTCCGCGAAGCTGTGGGACGGGCTGGTCCGGGAATCCCTGCGGTGAGCGCGTCGGGCGCACCCGCGCCGGCGCCCGTCACCGCCGTGCTGTTCGACTTCGGCGGCGTCATCACCGACAGCCCGTTCGATGCCTTCGAGCGTTACGAGCGGGAGCACGGCCTGCCGGTCGGGTTCATCCGGCAGGTGAACACCACCAACCACCTGGACAACGCATGGGCCCGCCTCGAGCGCAACGAGGTCCAGTTCGACGAGTTCTGCGACGCGTTCGAAGCCGAGGCCGAGCTCGCCGGTGGCCGCATCGACGCCCGCGAGCTCTTCGCCATGTTCACAGGGGCCCTGCGCCCCGAGATGGTGGAAGCGGTCGACCGGTGCCGGCGCCACTTCACGACGGGACTCCTCACCAACAACTTCGTGACGCCCCTGGCCGCGTCGCGCCCGGCGCGATTCGCCGAGGTGCTCGCCATGTTCGACGTGATCGTCGAATCCTCGGTCGTCGGGGTGAGGAAGCCCGATGAGCGCTTCTACCTGTTGGCGTGCGAGCTGCTGGACATCGAGCCCGGCGAGGCGGTGTTCCTCGACGACCTCGGCGTCAACCTGAAGCCCGCCCGGGCGCTCGGCATGGCCACCATCAAGGTCACCGACACCGAGCGTGCGATCGTGGAGCTCGAAGGCCTCGTCGGCATCCCCCTGCGCCGACATTCGCGGCCACGGCGGTGACGACGCAGGGTATGGCGATGCTGACCTGCACGACTCCGCACCCCGATCGGGCATAGCCTCACCCGGCGTGGGTGTCGTCGACCGGTTCTCGCGCAGGAGGCGGGCGGCGGACGCGATGCCCGGTCCGCTGCCACTGCCAGCCGGTCCGGTCTCCAACGGCGAGTTCATCCCATCGGCTGCGGGCCCCCGAGATCGGGCCGTCGACGATCTCATCCGTTCGGCGATCGACGAATCGGCCCGTCGGCTCAACGTCGACCGTCGCCGCTTCCTGCAGGGTGCGGGCGCGGTGGCCGCGTCACTGGCCGCCTTCGAGCTGACGGGTTGCTCAGGCCCTGGGCCGACGCGTTCGTCAGGGAGGACCACGGGCGGCACGGGCGGCACCTTCGCCGTTCCGAGCCCCGCCGACACCGCCGCATGCCAGGAGGCGCTGGCGGCCGGCGACGAGTTCATCTTCGACGTACACACCCATCACGTCATCCCGAGCGGCCCGTGGGTCCAGAACGCGCCCGAGACGGTCGGCCTGATCC
It contains:
- a CDS encoding HAD-IA family hydrolase produces the protein MSASGAPAPAPVTAVLFDFGGVITDSPFDAFERYEREHGLPVGFIRQVNTTNHLDNAWARLERNEVQFDEFCDAFEAEAELAGGRIDARELFAMFTGALRPEMVEAVDRCRRHFTTGLLTNNFVTPLAASRPARFAEVLAMFDVIVESSVVGVRKPDERFYLLACELLDIEPGEAVFLDDLGVNLKPARALGMATIKVTDTERAIVELEGLVGIPLRRHSRPRR
- a CDS encoding M20/M25/M40 family metallo-hydrolase; this translates as MAGDLAGEVAELLQTMIRNACVNDGTPTSGHEQRNADVLRSLLEGRGLDMEVYEPLAGRTSVVARIEGRDRNAPTLALLGHTDVVPANPEDWSHDPFGGEIIDGEVWGRGAVDMLNLTASMAVAVRHVADEGFRPDGDLVFIGVADEEALGSHGAQWLTERVPDDVRADYLITEAGGFPMASPDGVRLPVITGEKGAFWCTITVRGTPGHASQPLRTDNALVKAAEVVRRLAAHETPADIHDAWRRFVEGIGLPAEFSGPLLDPDRIGEFCETLPALGLARQAHACTHTTMAPTVMQAGTKVNVIPDRVSLQVDIRTLPGWGQERVEAMLHDALGDLADDVELTWHAMDVSTTSPTDTPLWDALERVARQSYPDARCVPFLTVGATDARFFRRMGTVAYGFGLFSEHLSFEQYAAMFHGVDERVDVASLGLSAKLWDGLVRESLR